Part of the Oncorhynchus masou masou isolate Uvic2021 chromosome 24, UVic_Omas_1.1, whole genome shotgun sequence genome is shown below.
ACATACATTCCCAACACCATCACCTGTAACAAGGAGATTCACGCAATATGTGACTTTTAAGTCACTGGACAATATTACTGTCAACATTACACGGATATATTGGAGAACTTTGTGGAAACTAGACTGAAAAAGTGCTGAACTCACCGTCAGAGTCCTCCTGCAGAGGGTTGGGAATGAGGCGACAGTTGTCCGGTCCCGGGGGCAGAAAGTCAGgaataccatcatcatcatcgtcatcgtcACACTCGTCCCCCAGGCCGTCCTTGTCCGTGTCCAGCTGGGAGCTGTTGATGACTGCAGGGCAGTTGTCCTGAGAGTCCTGGTGACCGTCACCATCACTGAGAACAGTAGAGAAAAGGAGACCATTTTACAGTTCTCCCCACTGTTGTGGGATTCTGAAAGTTGATGTGTCAAACCCAAGTCATTACATAACATATAAAATAAGTCATGGCGTACCAATAGATTGGAACGCCACGCACAGGTCGACACTGGTTAAAGGCAAGGAGGTAACAAGAACGCTAGTAACACCGCTATACCTGTCCTTATTGGTGTCACAAGGGTCTCCGATCAAATCGTTGTCCATATCCAACTGTATCAAACACAAAAAATATCACTCGAACATCGACATAGTTTGTCATTCTGGTAGAACATGCAGTAATGACTAGGATTAATACAAGTACAGCTAAACATGGAAATCAGAAACCAGACCTGGTCAGGGTTTTGAACATAGGGGCAACTGTCACAAGCATCTCCGACTTTGTCCCCATCTCGATCCTTCTGGTTAGCATTGGGAACCCTTTTGCAGTTGTCCAGATTATTGGGGATTCCTAGAAGGAGGTAACAGTAGTTGACATGTCAATTGACATGAATGACCGCAATGGCAGAATTAGGCTTGTCACGGTCAAAACCTCGACATGCATACTTACTGTCGCCATCAATGTCTTCGTCACATTCGTCACCCAGTCTATCAACATCAGTGTCTTTCTGGTCGTTGTTTTTAATCATACGGCAGTTGTCACAGGCGTCTCCAAAGTCGTCTTCGTCCACATTTCTTTGGTTGACATTTGGTACCAGCACACAGTTGTCCTACCAAAGAGGCATCAGAGCCTGTCTTTACACTAAGATACAAAATCAGTGTAAAGACCTGTCGTAAACATGACACAGCAAAAAATCAGTTGCTGGAGAAAGAGATCAGTAACCTGTGTATTTAGGATTCCATCGCCATCTGCATCCTCATCACAGGCGTCTCCTTTGCCATCCTTGTCTACATCCTCTTGGCCAGAGTTGGGTACTGTTAGACAGTTATCCTAAAAGTATGTATATAAAGCATATGACAATGACTTAGTTTTTCCACTTTATTTTTCCTTTGCGTTCAAAATAGTATAGTCGTGGACTTCCATAGCCTTTTCAAGGGCATTCAAGTGTATTACCTTGGCACAGTTCCTCTCGGTGCATTCCAGTTTCTCATCAGGGAAGCCATCAATGTCAATGTCAGAGCTGCAGAAGTAGCCATTgccagcccatcccaccccacaCTGTGAATCAGGATCAAGTCAAAGTTATGGACTGTACTCTATTGAATATGGAATGTCAATTTGCATTCAATTCCATTTCAGCTACAGCAGCTGAATCAATAACGAGCAATCTGTATCCAAAAGAATGCTATAGACAACATGTATAAGGAGTAGTATACATTTAGGCTGTATTCAAATTCACATTGATCTATTGCAACAGAATTGTATCACATTACCTGACACTCTATTTTCCCATCTCGTTGGACAATGCACTCTCCGCTGGCATGGCAGGGGTTGAGCTGGCCATTACCACACGCTCTCTCAGGCTTACAGCCCTTGCGCTGATCCCCCACATAGCCTGCCTTACAGGAGCCACACTTAAACGAGCCCTGACAACAACACGCACAACCACCACAGCAGAAACTTAGTTCCCCCCCCCCTAAAAACCTCAGAGAGGAAAGACCTCTGGATTTCCTAATGAGATATATATTTGAGTGGCATCGACTTTTAATGATAATTACAGGTGTGTTCACACAGTTGGAATTTTCCATACAACCTCCATTCTTGGGTCCTTCGCACTCATTGATGTCCTTACAGACCTGGGTAGGATTCAAATACAAAAGAAAGCCCTAATGCATAAATCTTCCATCTTCAAGCAAAACCTTGCATGTTGCCAGCAAGTCGTTCCATGtaatttcagcaagccatgataCACactatctcagattgttctgaaattctTTCTGTAGTTACAAACAGATAAGATTTTATCTCAGAAATGTTGCTTCATTGAGTGCATCCAAATTAGCCATTTTAATTTATAAGATTCTGTGTCCAATAATGTCCAATAAATATAGTTCCCAACATCCGATTTGGACCAAACTTTTTCCTAACAGTAAGTTAGACATTAGGAATCCCAGAAAATGGTCGACTGTCAATCACTGACCCTCTACACTCCATACCAAGTCCACCCCAACAACCAGTACACAGtgtcagttctctgtttgacAAGTAGTATTAAACTGTGTATTGCTTTTCCatactatgtaatgtattccctgtgaatctggtcatgtttttttccccctgttcagagaaattagtaATGTGAAAGTATCAGGTTTTACTactgcactgaacaaaaatataaacgtgacATGTAAGGTGTgcatcccatgtttcatgagctgaaataaaagatcccagaaatgttccatacgcacaaataggttatttctctcaaatgttgtgcacaaatttatttacatccctgttagtgagcatttctcctttgccaagataatccatccacctgacaggtgctgCATATCAAGAAGATAATtaagcagcatgatcattacacaggtgcatcttgtgctggggacagtaaaaggccactctataatgtgcagttttgtcacgcaacacaatgccacagatgtctcaagttttgagggagcgtgcaattggcaagctgactgcacgaatgtccaccagagctgtagccagagaattgaacgttaatttctctaccataagttaCCTCCAATGTCGTATTAGAGAATTTGGaggtatgtccaaccggcctcacaaccgcagagctcgtgtaaccacgccaacccaggacctccacatctggcttcttcacaaGCAGGATCGTCTGAGAACAGTCacacggacagctgatgaaactgtgaaTTTCTGCTCAAACTGTCTGAAACTGCCTCAGGGAATCTGACCTGcgtgctcttcacggattaatcccggtttcaactgtactgggcagatggcagacagcgtgtatggtggtttgctgatgtcaacgttgtgaataaAGCGCCCcacggtggaggtggggttatggtatgggcaggcataagctatggacaacgaacacaatagcattttatcgatggcaatttgaatgtacagagataccgtgatgagatcctgaggctcattgtcgtgtcattcatccgccgccatcacctaaTGTTTAAGGATGATAATGCACAGCtcaatgtcacaaggatctgtacacaatacctggaagctgaaaatgtcccagtttttccatggcctgcatagtcACCAGACATGTTGCCGATTGAGCATGTTTGAGATTCTcaggatcgacgtgtacgacagcgtgttccagttcccgccaatatcccgcaacttcgcacagccattgaagaggagtgggacaacattccacaggccacaatcaacagcctgatcaagaCCATTGGTTACATCAGTTCCATGTTAtggtctctaatgaacttcaATAGTAAAACACACACTTTATAGTATATTGCAGTTGTAATGGTATTGGATTGCGTTGGGTTCAATGTTGAATGTCACTAATCACAAATCACATGAAGAAATGTTTCCTGATCATTTTCAAAAACAGGCTGCCATGCAATTCAGTATTTTATTAGGGTTGTCACAACATTTTAATCCCTAGCCAAGTTCTCCATTATACAGTAGTTTTGGGCTTGTAGGAAAAGTCTTCATATGAGAATTGCATAGGAATAGCCCTCTCAAAGAGCTGCCACTTGTTGGACTATTCAAGGAGAGTTGGGTTGAGGACTGACTTGAATTGTGAGGATGACCATACACATTTTGTAATGAGACAAATCTATTGGTTTTCTACCCAAAGTTGCAAAGGAAATGTTTTGATCTATTTAATAAACACAAAAGACCAGCAAAATTGATTAAAGAATGTGGTGGTATAGCAGGAACAGAGGCATCTATTGGTCAAAACCTGGTACTTTCACACTACTTTATGGTAAATAATGCAAGTGACTTCATtgactaatttctctgaacaggggaaaaaaacatcaccagaTTCACAGCGAAAACATTTACATAGTATGGAGAAGCAGAACTGCAAGCCACAGCTTCATACTACTTGTCaaacatagagaactgatactgtatactggttgttgAGGtgggattggtgtgtgtgtgtgtgtgtgtgggggggggggggcttttgaCCCCCAAAAATGAATTCCTCTTACTCATTGGTAGGACGAAGTTTAGTATATATCGGATGTTGAGTACTATTTTATTAAATATCTGAATCCTATAAATCAAAATGACCAATtagggtgcaatcaattagcttaatttcgcAGAGA
Proteins encoded:
- the LOC135511445 gene encoding thrombospondin-4-like, translating into MGVTCIETAGGIKCDPCPEGMEVNGTHCTHVDECVVKPCHMGVRCINTSPGFRCGPCPTGYTGPRVQGIGLSYATNNKQTILLVKKPDVEVLGWRGYTSSAVVRPVGHTSKFSNTTLEGSFKCGSCKAGYVGDQRKGCKPERACGNGQLNPCHASGECIVQRDGKIECQCGVGWAGNGYFCSSDIDIDGFPDEKLECTERNCAKDNCLTVPNSGQEDVDKDGKGDACDEDADGDGILNTQDNCVLVPNVNQRNVDEDDFGDACDNCRMIKNNDQKDTDVDRLGDECDEDIDGDRIPNNLDNCKRVPNANQKDRDGDKVGDACDSCPYVQNPDQLDMDNDLIGDPCDTNKDSDGDGHQDSQDNCPAVINSSQLDTDKDGLGDECDDDDDDDGIPDFLPPGPDNCRLIPNPLQEDSDGDGVGNVCENDFDNNTIIDSIDVCPENAEVTLTDFRAYQTVVLDPEGDAQIDPNWVVLDQGREIVQTMNSDPGLAVGYTAFNGVDFEGTFHVNTITDDDYAGFIFGYQDSSSFYVVMWKQIEQIYWQANPFRAVAEPGIQLKAVKSNTGPGENLRNSLWHTGDTSDQVKLLWKDVRNVGWKDKTSYRWFLQHRPQDGYIRVRFFEGPQIVADTGIIIDTTMRGGRLGVFCFSQENIIWANLRYRCNDTTLEDFDSYQVQPVQLQF